A region from the Stygiolobus caldivivus genome encodes:
- a CDS encoding DUF973 family protein → MSYQEYSGLRKLRLASLFASISMLLVYVSILLGYTTLLNLITLIISFGFSGASAIALLLLVIAGVLPFIGVGIGLFSTFEMLFGFNDLSSNMEEARTGRWGVIFFLVGVILFAIYPIGVILLYVHVGAGLGIAIGGIVTGSVIIILGIILIGIGYHRVGIKYNENTVNVGGIITTILPFVGFIITYVGLGYLLRKPPFNQYQPYQYQPLIPPQQQPQARQPSSPLPIYQTGPVAVIKPDGTVSFTVFSYQPAQLVSATIEGTNYSTGSISPNFVQPNQPTNVTVSFGQVQLQQGSQYKIIMTAMVNGSPLQFPVIANT, encoded by the coding sequence ATGAGTTATCAAGAATATTCCGGGCTCAGAAAATTGAGGTTAGCGAGCCTCTTCGCGAGTATATCAATGCTCCTGGTCTATGTAAGCATACTGCTCGGCTATACTACACTCCTAAACTTGATAACACTTATAATATCTTTCGGTTTTTCAGGAGCGAGTGCAATAGCGTTATTACTTTTGGTAATAGCTGGTGTACTCCCCTTCATAGGGGTCGGAATAGGGTTGTTCTCGACCTTCGAAATGCTGTTCGGCTTTAACGACCTTTCCTCTAATATGGAAGAGGCCAGGACTGGTAGGTGGGGGGTTATATTCTTCCTTGTAGGGGTGATCCTATTTGCCATTTACCCTATAGGTGTCATACTGCTTTACGTACATGTAGGGGCAGGTCTAGGGATAGCTATCGGAGGGATCGTCACAGGGTCTGTCATAATTATTCTCGGGATAATATTGATCGGGATAGGGTATCACAGAGTAGGGATAAAGTATAACGAAAACACGGTGAATGTAGGGGGGATAATTACTACAATACTCCCGTTTGTAGGGTTCATCATAACCTACGTTGGGTTAGGTTACTTACTGAGGAAGCCACCCTTCAACCAGTACCAGCCTTATCAGTACCAACCCCTCATACCTCCGCAACAACAGCCCCAAGCTAGACAACCCTCATCACCTTTACCCATTTACCAGACCGGTCCGGTGGCGGTCATAAAACCCGACGGCACGGTCAGCTTTACAGTATTCTCATATCAGCCGGCACAGCTGGTAAGCGCTACTATAGAAGGGACAAACTATAGTACCGGGTCTATTTCACCTAACTTTGTGCAGCCTAACCAACCAACTAATGTGACTGTGAGCTTCGGGCAGGTACAGTTACAACAAGGTAGCCAATATAAAATAATAATGACCGCTATGGTGAACGGTTCTCCACTACAGTTCCCAGTCATAGCTAACACTTGA
- the csx1 gene encoding CRISPR-associated CARF protein Csx1 → MKTLFAPIGDPKNYKEVEYVVDGSDHQYPTKASFDAIRKALSIDHVVVYAGLSLCDLTKNRSYEDCVNYVTGYVKDKLNINDIDLIVAPNVFGNTFVQEDRKNTLFFNFIYYNTLKLLEDKKPDEVYIDITHGINYMPLLATDAIKLASYTYMVNEKEALNLSTFNSEPVVQGVSGPYHITRVYEEKTSTRLSLLHVLSPFLSKDHKNKVQNNVLKGETQCDVDLIYSSVTALFSGIFPYIALIKGGLEQCFRAVEDKLSVVDYMNFRVKTEVRDEGGASRLVYKDKLPVELSHLHSFLDVVMKVTSNVKAGDEVRLSDIEEMAKKFSVSETVRSMVLNEVDLMKKRGIGKEPRLYAEILANSGREGDERRKAQKECDSNRRNLYAHAGFEQNVTYLRKEGDEIYVSYGKCLENVKNHLK, encoded by the coding sequence ATGAAGACCTTATTCGCCCCCATAGGTGATCCTAAGAACTATAAGGAAGTAGAATATGTGGTAGATGGCTCAGACCATCAATACCCCACAAAGGCGAGTTTCGACGCGATACGTAAAGCCTTAAGCATAGACCACGTAGTAGTCTACGCGGGGTTAAGCTTGTGTGACCTCACCAAGAACAGGAGTTACGAGGACTGTGTAAATTATGTCACAGGGTACGTAAAAGATAAGCTCAACATAAATGACATAGATTTGATTGTAGCACCTAACGTCTTTGGGAACACGTTCGTCCAAGAAGACAGAAAGAACACGCTCTTCTTTAACTTCATATATTATAACACACTAAAGTTGCTGGAGGACAAAAAGCCTGACGAAGTATATATTGACATAACCCACGGGATAAACTACATGCCCTTGCTGGCTACGGACGCAATAAAGCTCGCCTCATATACATACATGGTCAATGAGAAGGAGGCCCTCAATTTATCTACCTTTAATTCGGAACCTGTGGTACAAGGCGTTAGCGGGCCTTACCACATTACTAGAGTGTACGAGGAGAAGACGTCCACCCGGTTATCACTGCTACACGTTTTATCCCCCTTCTTATCTAAAGACCACAAGAACAAAGTGCAAAACAACGTGCTTAAGGGGGAGACACAGTGTGACGTAGACCTAATCTACTCGTCAGTGACAGCGCTATTCTCGGGCATATTCCCCTATATCGCCTTAATTAAGGGAGGGCTAGAACAGTGCTTCAGGGCAGTGGAGGACAAGCTTAGCGTAGTGGACTACATGAACTTCAGGGTCAAGACCGAGGTCAGAGACGAAGGAGGGGCTAGTAGACTGGTATATAAGGATAAGTTACCGGTGGAGTTGAGCCACCTCCATTCGTTCCTCGATGTGGTGATGAAGGTAACGTCTAACGTAAAGGCAGGAGACGAAGTAAGGCTAAGCGATATAGAAGAGATGGCGAAAAAGTTTTCTGTTTCAGAGACCGTTAGGTCAATGGTCTTAAACGAGGTAGACCTGATGAAAAAGAGGGGTATAGGAAAAGAGCCGAGGCTATACGCAGAAATACTGGCTAACAGCGGGCGTGAAGGGGACGAGCGTAGGAAAGCACAGAAGGAATGTGACTCTAATAGGAGAAACCTATACGCACATGCGGGCTTTGAACAGAACGTAACATACTTAAGGAAGGAGGGGGATGAGATCTACGTGAGCTATGGTAAGTGTTTAGAGAACGTCAAGAATCACCTAAAATAA
- a CDS encoding nucleotidyltransferase domain-containing protein translates to MFGLERIKFLEENWREVALLVLDRAMRFANVKGAIVYGSVIKGRASGSSDLDIALIVRGLDVKKYSELLVKVHSVLPEEVSELVDLKFVNEADEEEFLKFVKEYVALTYTSAPQG, encoded by the coding sequence GTGTTCGGGTTAGAGAGGATCAAGTTCCTAGAGGAGAACTGGCGGGAGGTGGCACTCCTAGTCCTCGATAGGGCCATGAGGTTCGCTAACGTAAAGGGGGCCATAGTATACGGCTCCGTGATAAAAGGGAGGGCGTCTGGTAGCAGTGACCTCGATATCGCGCTAATAGTCAGGGGTTTAGACGTGAAAAAGTACAGTGAGCTGTTAGTCAAAGTCCACTCGGTGTTACCTGAGGAGGTATCCGAGTTAGTCGACCTGAAGTTCGTAAATGAAGCCGACGAGGAGGAGTTCCTGAAGTTCGTCAAGGAGTATGTGGCACTGACCTACACCTCTGCTCCGCAAGGCTGA
- a CDS encoding HEPN domain-containing protein, translating to MHGLHIELCKKALEYLVSSEEAFKRGLYNASGLLSQVSAELAVKATISYLGYTFPETHEIRKPLSLLSAFALKDEITEFVRGKRGELILLEDARQRGQYLSYGLTREDAEVCLGTAKEVIGLVRKVWGEKWCSG from the coding sequence GTGCACGGGCTCCATATTGAACTCTGTAAGAAGGCCTTAGAATACTTGGTCTCTTCAGAGGAGGCATTTAAACGCGGATTGTATAACGCTTCCGGGTTGCTGTCGCAAGTCTCTGCGGAGTTAGCGGTCAAAGCCACTATCTCGTACCTGGGCTACACGTTCCCAGAGACCCACGAAATCAGGAAACCCTTATCACTCCTCTCAGCGTTTGCGCTGAAGGACGAAATTACGGAGTTTGTAAGGGGCAAGAGGGGTGAGTTAATCCTCTTGGAGGACGCTAGGCAGAGAGGGCAATACTTGTCTTATGGGCTCACCAGAGAGGACGCAGAGGTGTGTCTGGGTACTGCTAAGGAGGTAATCGGACTTGTGAGGAAAGTATGGGGTGAGAAGTGGTGTTCGGGTTAG
- a CDS encoding MFS transporter: MNSKPFSFIDDLKWNKFISKNTFITGMGVFAVGYEFTAISLTLLIVLSSLHITGKEKPLLEGLLVSSGYLGMVTGGIVFGLLSNKGRKKYYGVDVLLMGIGSLLQFFVSDTLELILLRALIGIGVGADFVLSPVIIAENSNSADRGKAIAIGRVVMITLGDIAASLVFLGLLLSHVSPSLLWRVTLSLGAVPALGTFYLRRKLPDTVRYLGRVKGDLNALNEAARQITGKEVKIRDITVDNTPVPVYFKRNWRLFLTSALLWSLLDLNIGIKEFGPTLIAHRIGITDPAVYKIVTDLGFALPGAFLGLWLIDKGRKLSQTISLVSLVFILSLFVVLRGVLPDVGLFLIISTYYFAYNIGTHPIIGTGLPAVELAPTKVRGLVQGIVVAVAKAGGAIGTLVFPLLVHQYGLIGAFIPSIAIYIVMLLLYLLVIPETGKKPLEEVSMEVVEGQKTEDKM; encoded by the coding sequence ATGAACAGTAAGCCCTTTTCCTTCATAGACGACCTCAAGTGGAACAAGTTTATAAGCAAGAACACCTTCATCACGGGGATGGGGGTATTCGCCGTAGGGTACGAGTTCACCGCGATATCCCTTACCTTACTTATCGTCCTCTCTTCTTTACACATTACCGGCAAGGAAAAACCCCTGTTAGAGGGCCTGTTAGTCTCTTCGGGGTACTTAGGTATGGTGACCGGAGGTATAGTGTTCGGGTTGCTGTCCAATAAGGGCAGGAAGAAGTATTACGGGGTCGACGTCCTATTGATGGGCATAGGGTCTCTCCTCCAGTTCTTTGTGAGCGATACACTGGAGTTAATACTCCTCAGGGCACTTATAGGGATAGGGGTAGGGGCTGACTTCGTCCTCTCACCCGTGATAATAGCGGAGAACTCAAACTCCGCCGATAGAGGGAAGGCGATTGCAATAGGCAGAGTCGTCATGATAACCTTAGGCGATATAGCGGCGTCCCTCGTGTTCTTAGGGCTGTTGCTTTCACACGTCAGCCCTTCCCTTTTGTGGAGGGTCACCTTGTCCCTAGGGGCCGTCCCCGCCTTAGGGACCTTCTACCTGAGGAGGAAGCTACCCGATACCGTGAGGTACCTCGGGAGGGTCAAAGGTGACTTGAACGCCCTAAACGAAGCCGCGAGGCAGATAACGGGTAAGGAGGTAAAAATACGTGACATAACAGTCGATAATACGCCTGTACCGGTGTACTTTAAGAGGAACTGGAGGCTCTTCCTTACGTCCGCCCTCCTTTGGTCGCTGCTAGACCTGAACATCGGGATAAAGGAGTTCGGCCCTACACTTATAGCCCACCGCATAGGGATAACAGACCCTGCAGTTTATAAAATCGTAACCGACTTAGGGTTTGCCTTACCGGGAGCTTTTCTTGGGCTATGGTTAATAGATAAGGGGAGGAAACTGTCCCAAACGATTTCATTAGTGTCACTAGTGTTCATCCTTTCATTGTTTGTAGTCCTTAGGGGTGTACTACCCGACGTCGGGCTATTCCTCATCATCTCCACTTACTACTTTGCGTATAACATAGGTACACACCCTATAATAGGGACAGGCTTGCCTGCAGTAGAACTGGCTCCTACTAAGGTCAGGGGCCTCGTGCAAGGGATAGTGGTAGCGGTGGCAAAAGCTGGTGGGGCAATAGGTACATTAGTGTTCCCCCTCTTAGTCCACCAGTACGGGCTAATAGGTGCTTTTATACCGTCTATAGCGATCTATATCGTGATGTTACTGTTGTACTTGTTAGTTATACCTGAGACCGGGAAAAAGCCACTCGAAGAGGTGTCGATGGAGGTAGTAGAAGGGCAAAAGACTGAGGACAAAATGTAG
- a CDS encoding methyltransferase family protein — MIPIFANELNEVLFYTVFFVFYGADFVMTYGIPLTRGRREVRKRERKSFFIFFATMYFTVTFSFFFGYFSYYSGIGELPLLFLYVGTSLIIVGESFRLWAIFTLNKYFSPVVTVYSDHRVVTRGPYGYVRHPAYGGGAISLLGIALSTRSLFSLVLLLPAILVFNYRANIEERLLIESLGEEYVKYKSKVRKKFIPFLY; from the coding sequence ATGATACCGATATTTGCAAACGAGTTGAACGAGGTGCTGTTTTACACAGTCTTCTTTGTCTTCTATGGTGCGGATTTTGTAATGACTTACGGTATACCGTTAACTAGGGGAAGGAGAGAAGTGAGGAAGAGGGAAAGGAAGTCATTCTTCATTTTTTTCGCTACCATGTACTTTACCGTGACCTTCTCCTTCTTCTTCGGTTACTTTTCATATTATAGCGGTATCGGAGAACTACCGCTCTTATTTCTATACGTGGGGACTTCTTTGATTATAGTCGGGGAGTCGTTTAGGCTCTGGGCTATCTTTACTCTAAACAAGTACTTTTCACCCGTAGTTACTGTATATTCCGACCACAGGGTGGTAACACGTGGCCCTTACGGATATGTGAGGCACCCGGCATACGGTGGTGGAGCCATATCGCTCCTCGGTATAGCCCTATCTACCAGGAGCCTTTTTTCATTAGTATTGCTCCTACCGGCTATTTTAGTATTCAACTATAGGGCTAACATAGAGGAAAGGCTCCTGATTGAAAGCCTAGGGGAAGAATATGTAAAATACAAGTCTAAAGTTAGGAAAAAGTTTATCCCTTTTTTATACTGA
- a CDS encoding TM1812 family CRISPR-associated protein, translating to MDCLVYIAGDVMSYSTIDYVYQGRVKRSFFSAHAIARLTNQGKVVALLPDSLLYYKDDISQYKEMLTKGYRNMILSRLNEVNVDFETRKDVEEFVNSLDIRVIPNVGVGSPYQIDDDAHLIREQGPDNRPRYKRHQYKSERSPVFIYNVVYSVFKDLADNGCEKFTVDLTHGTNVLIAITLIAGSLFDSTFLMAPVIGSPGSAVTVVDVTDIVRAFKDSYGVYLSIKWVDERYFRDYREKLLKINVKNYQKERDVLKSLRGLDPSIVMELLRNLRLGFSVNALKDMEDVTANFLTIKGDVDKLKEFYESWYDHLSLENEGNILLSNFYSTLTVQDLIVKGDDIERLKGILDIYIRAQYYDNALSLGRELAVAICLDKHGGGVFESNGKGHGGQEKAPTPYDQCNEVINSLVGKEKGIIDSRFVQYRNILMHGGLSVDLKTQIKDKKVVNKNPEKTDNIIRYVSEGLKKDLAKIEEILSKENV from the coding sequence ATGGACTGTCTCGTCTATATAGCTGGCGATGTCATGAGCTACTCCACAATTGACTACGTATATCAGGGTAGGGTAAAGAGGTCTTTCTTTTCAGCACATGCTATTGCAAGGTTGACGAACCAAGGTAAGGTCGTAGCCTTACTCCCAGACAGCTTGTTATACTATAAAGACGATATCTCACAGTACAAGGAGATGTTAACCAAAGGCTATAGGAACATGATACTGTCCCGCCTTAACGAGGTAAATGTGGACTTCGAGACGAGGAAAGATGTAGAAGAGTTCGTAAACTCACTAGACATAAGGGTAATCCCCAACGTAGGGGTAGGGTCACCTTATCAGATAGACGATGACGCACACCTAATTAGGGAGCAGGGCCCTGACAATAGACCGAGGTATAAGAGGCACCAATATAAGTCCGAAAGGTCACCTGTCTTTATCTATAACGTAGTTTACTCGGTCTTTAAGGACTTAGCTGATAACGGTTGTGAAAAGTTTACTGTAGACCTCACTCACGGTACTAACGTCCTGATCGCGATAACGCTGATAGCAGGTTCCCTATTTGACAGTACTTTTCTCATGGCACCGGTCATCGGGAGCCCGGGTAGTGCTGTGACCGTAGTGGACGTAACCGATATTGTAAGGGCTTTCAAGGACTCTTATGGGGTCTACCTCTCAATAAAGTGGGTAGACGAGAGGTACTTCAGGGACTATAGGGAGAAGCTATTAAAGATTAACGTGAAAAACTACCAGAAAGAGAGAGACGTGTTGAAGAGTTTGAGGGGATTAGACCCGAGCATAGTTATGGAGTTACTAAGGAACCTGCGGTTGGGCTTCAGCGTCAACGCGCTTAAAGACATGGAGGATGTAACGGCGAACTTTCTCACGATTAAAGGAGACGTAGATAAGCTAAAAGAGTTCTACGAGTCGTGGTATGACCACCTGAGTCTGGAGAACGAGGGCAACATACTCCTTTCAAACTTTTATTCTACTCTTACCGTCCAAGACTTAATCGTAAAGGGAGACGATATAGAGAGGTTAAAGGGGATATTGGACATCTATATAAGGGCACAGTACTATGATAACGCGTTGTCACTCGGTAGAGAACTGGCGGTGGCGATATGTTTGGACAAGCATGGTGGAGGTGTGTTTGAAAGTAATGGTAAAGGTCATGGTGGACAGGAGAAGGCCCCCACACCTTACGACCAGTGTAATGAGGTCATTAATTCTCTAGTAGGAAAAGAAAAGGGGATAATAGACTCTAGGTTTGTGCAATACCGAAACATCTTGATGCACGGGGGGCTATCAGTAGACCTGAAGACCCAAATAAAGGATAAAAAGGTGGTAAATAAAAACCCCGAGAAAACTGACAATATCATAAGGTATGTCAGTGAAGGGTTAAAGAAGGACTTAGCTAAGATCGAAGAAATACTGAGCAAGGAAAACGTATAA
- a CDS encoding RAMP superfamily CRISPR-associated protein gives MKEVYLFKLKFSTPYGLRVGGSKEDINVLTPLKMDEYYVIPWSSWKGIFRRATEVLIADPHHFNGHEDDNVVDDGSLDELLKAKGLADKSNEKVKKERKKFIAMWNCPVERLYGSEYFASAVTFSDTLISSGINDRAHVVIDRKTKKAKERHLFREQIINVSSVSVKVIVRDRIGDWFKTLKFLSEVGTFIGGGKSRGIGYAMLDWKESEYAKVDALTRRAVFRPLGDFKL, from the coding sequence ATGAAGGAGGTCTACTTATTTAAACTAAAGTTCAGTACACCCTACGGGTTGAGGGTCGGGGGTAGTAAGGAGGACATAAACGTGCTGACCCCGCTGAAAATGGACGAGTACTACGTAATACCGTGGAGTAGCTGGAAGGGTATATTCAGGAGGGCTACAGAAGTCTTAATAGCAGACCCGCACCACTTTAACGGACACGAAGACGATAACGTGGTCGATGACGGGAGCCTTGACGAGCTGTTGAAAGCTAAGGGGCTGGCCGATAAGAGTAACGAGAAAGTAAAGAAGGAAAGGAAGAAGTTTATAGCTATGTGGAACTGCCCCGTAGAGAGGCTTTACGGTAGTGAGTACTTCGCCTCCGCAGTGACCTTTTCCGACACGCTTATTAGCTCAGGAATAAACGATAGGGCACACGTAGTGATCGATAGGAAGACTAAGAAGGCAAAGGAAAGGCACTTATTCAGGGAACAGATCATAAACGTGAGTAGCGTTAGCGTTAAGGTCATAGTCAGGGACAGGATAGGGGACTGGTTTAAGACGTTAAAGTTCCTCAGTGAAGTGGGGACGTTTATAGGGGGAGGGAAGTCCAGGGGGATAGGCTACGCTATGTTAGACTGGAAGGAGAGCGAATACGCTAAAGTAGACGCACTAACCAGGAGAGCTGTGTTCCGGCCGTTAGGGGACTTTAAGTTATGA
- a CDS encoding RAMP superfamily CRISPR-associated protein, with amino-acid sequence MEFGLVVKNLTSLTVGGGSSIGAVDIPLNPVVLPPSTIKGVLRTAVHNYLPDGYSSCGQVEPEEIKKAHKGKGPCDVCTLFGYPDYRDSGCFALTVNVPSVKRHKVTRVKIDDKTQRSEEGALFTQEVVSPNTEFEVTVYFRDSCGEKMLKLLLYSVLALRLWRIGRNAMVDVKLKDDICQKVKCDQEMKDIVSSLSEYMWGE; translated from the coding sequence ATGGAGTTCGGGCTAGTAGTAAAGAACTTGACTTCCCTAACAGTAGGAGGAGGGAGCAGTATAGGAGCAGTAGATATACCGTTAAACCCTGTGGTACTGCCTCCGTCAACAATAAAGGGGGTGTTAAGGACTGCCGTCCATAACTATTTACCTGACGGTTATTCCTCCTGCGGGCAGGTAGAGCCTGAAGAGATTAAGAAGGCCCATAAGGGCAAAGGCCCGTGTGACGTCTGCACGCTCTTCGGCTACCCTGACTACCGGGACTCGGGGTGCTTTGCTTTGACCGTGAACGTCCCGAGCGTGAAGAGGCACAAGGTGACGAGGGTGAAGATAGACGACAAGACCCAGAGGAGTGAAGAGGGCGCCCTATTTACGCAGGAGGTCGTATCACCTAACACTGAGTTTGAAGTGACAGTCTATTTCAGGGACTCCTGCGGTGAAAAGATGTTGAAGTTACTACTTTACTCTGTCTTAGCCTTACGTCTCTGGAGGATAGGTAGGAACGCAATGGTGGACGTAAAGTTAAAGGACGACATATGTCAGAAGGTGAAGTGTGACCAAGAAATGAAGGACATAGTATCGTCCTTGTCAGAGTACATGTGGGGTGAGTGA
- a CDS encoding HD domain-containing protein translates to MTLRGKLNLPEYKVVFDGDKGKQYEGNQDLKEKIVDTLSHMALVSCELAGNDEKKAMDIYADMVSMLYKLPMFMSYAPIEGDSKYLPTAFEYFFVYSIARHVQDLTIDKDTPLREVFERLEKFEKADVLKGLVRGYFSSILEIYEALLNTPADTRPGFNFTSLASHVQLTSLTSWLLQPYSIDLNYLRVASLLHDIGKVINPRHHVAEAIDIMREVQNRLESDKSCIKLNKVKDLIASHHGDFESIVSKADRLASSADRLTELVMKALDDVEYGKEVKECFSKSGEESYDCFTRLGKEKYEKVTKEVYKKILSYVIPERIAQNENSRLFPFIPEKVEKVEKRVSLGRLLGYIVYIDLPGIQKFITNFPKLRDMSFASMLVDFMVTVYSFMLLDSEFSKQGKSRLPAEALLSGYGGHSYIVVRSDICPENVNCKERIKGLFKGLKPLRDLDLKLSVSVAEFAYDNYISNYNEVWEKIKESFSEKYLVDFEEEVFSVGLHKTCENCGVRPATKEFPDIDGYKLLCDRCYEIRQLSKNRGFMSKVGSTYSLSAEVGKVTPSEVARCLFGDNYNEYAMEFIAGYKAPEDTRYVALIKADGNWGSVIFSSSATFSDYVDRSFKLDYGVKKAFYETLLELAKAEVERQHGELSLTSRVLSGVLYIGGDDITILVPSVVAVPFAVKFFEKAKEFTGFTFKVGVVSIKPDHPIQFAFQATDALMEESKIKPDIKRPEGNKTSIGCMVFSSTLASRSVVESEIHRYKRPNSPSYLAVSNDVESVRELLKLAGLYEFKDVVALYYSDKDRREAREKLRVLEDVVGYAEVRVDSPNGYLTTLAYILRQIARSDDGYDKEVLKRLVAKKNGQDPLKGIPLYDYFFVLKTFRVGVG, encoded by the coding sequence ATGACCCTGAGGGGTAAGTTAAATTTACCTGAGTATAAAGTAGTCTTTGACGGGGATAAAGGTAAGCAATACGAAGGCAACCAGGACTTGAAGGAGAAAATAGTGGACACTCTCTCTCATATGGCTCTGGTCTCATGTGAGCTCGCGGGCAACGACGAGAAGAAGGCCATGGACATATACGCAGACATGGTCTCTATGCTGTACAAGTTGCCTATGTTTATGTCATACGCACCTATAGAAGGTGATAGCAAATACCTACCTACAGCTTTCGAGTACTTCTTCGTTTACAGTATCGCGAGGCACGTACAAGACCTCACAATAGACAAAGACACTCCCTTAAGGGAAGTCTTTGAAAGGCTCGAGAAGTTTGAGAAAGCCGACGTCCTGAAGGGACTGGTCAGGGGCTACTTCTCATCGATACTGGAAATTTATGAGGCCCTATTAAATACACCTGCAGACACTAGGCCAGGGTTTAACTTCACATCTCTGGCATCTCACGTCCAGTTAACGTCGTTAACCTCTTGGCTCCTCCAGCCCTATTCGATAGACTTAAACTACTTGAGGGTAGCTTCTTTACTCCACGACATAGGAAAGGTAATTAACCCGCGTCACCACGTCGCTGAGGCTATCGATATCATGAGAGAAGTACAGAACAGATTAGAGAGCGATAAATCTTGTATAAAGCTGAACAAGGTCAAGGACCTCATTGCGTCCCACCACGGTGACTTTGAGAGTATTGTCAGTAAGGCTGACCGCTTAGCTTCAAGTGCAGACAGGCTAACAGAACTGGTAATGAAGGCCTTGGACGACGTGGAGTACGGCAAGGAAGTGAAAGAGTGTTTCAGTAAGAGCGGGGAGGAGTCCTATGACTGTTTTACAAGGCTCGGTAAGGAGAAGTATGAAAAGGTAACAAAAGAAGTATATAAGAAGATCCTGAGCTACGTAATACCTGAACGCATAGCACAAAACGAGAACTCGAGGCTCTTCCCCTTTATACCGGAGAAGGTCGAAAAGGTCGAAAAGAGAGTAAGCTTAGGCAGGCTGTTGGGCTATATCGTCTACATAGACCTCCCCGGTATACAGAAGTTCATTACCAATTTCCCCAAGCTCAGGGACATGTCCTTTGCCAGCATGTTAGTTGACTTCATGGTCACCGTTTACTCCTTTATGTTATTGGACAGTGAGTTCTCTAAACAGGGTAAGTCCAGACTACCTGCAGAGGCACTCCTCAGCGGGTACGGGGGCCACTCGTATATAGTGGTCAGGAGTGACATTTGCCCCGAAAACGTAAACTGTAAGGAAAGGATAAAGGGGCTGTTTAAGGGCCTTAAGCCCCTGAGGGATTTGGACCTAAAGCTGAGCGTGAGCGTTGCTGAGTTCGCATATGATAACTACATATCTAACTACAACGAGGTCTGGGAAAAGATCAAGGAGTCCTTCAGCGAGAAATACTTAGTGGACTTTGAGGAGGAGGTGTTCTCGGTAGGGCTGCACAAGACTTGTGAGAACTGCGGGGTGAGGCCTGCGACTAAGGAGTTCCCGGATATTGACGGTTATAAGTTACTCTGCGACAGATGTTACGAGATAAGACAACTGTCCAAGAACAGGGGTTTCATGAGCAAAGTGGGGTCTACCTATTCCCTCTCTGCAGAGGTCGGTAAGGTAACTCCTAGCGAGGTCGCTAGGTGCTTATTCGGCGATAACTATAACGAGTACGCTATGGAGTTCATAGCAGGGTATAAGGCCCCAGAAGACACACGATACGTGGCCTTGATCAAAGCTGACGGGAACTGGGGTAGTGTGATCTTTTCCTCGAGCGCTACGTTTTCAGACTACGTGGACAGGAGCTTTAAATTAGATTACGGGGTAAAGAAAGCGTTTTACGAAACGTTGTTAGAGTTAGCTAAGGCTGAGGTGGAAAGACAACACGGCGAACTCTCTCTGACAAGCAGGGTACTCTCAGGCGTACTGTACATAGGCGGGGACGACATAACCATTCTGGTCCCATCAGTAGTTGCTGTGCCGTTTGCGGTCAAGTTCTTTGAGAAGGCAAAGGAGTTCACCGGGTTCACATTTAAGGTGGGGGTGGTCAGTATCAAGCCAGACCACCCTATCCAGTTTGCCTTCCAAGCTACCGACGCGTTGATGGAGGAGAGTAAGATAAAGCCTGATATAAAACGACCTGAGGGTAACAAGACCAGCATCGGGTGTATGGTATTTTCGTCGACACTAGCCAGTAGGTCTGTAGTAGAGTCTGAGATCCATAGGTACAAGAGGCCTAACAGCCCTTCCTATTTGGCGGTCTCTAATGATGTAGAGAGCGTAAGGGAGTTGCTTAAGTTAGCGGGGCTCTATGAGTTCAAAGACGTAGTAGCCCTTTACTATAGCGACAAAGACAGAAGGGAGGCTAGGGAGAAGCTGAGGGTGTTGGAAGACGTAGTGGGTTATGCCGAAGTAAGGGTGGACAGCCCTAACGGTTACTTGACGACCTTAGCTTATATCTTAAGGCAGATAGCGAGGAGTGACGACGGCTACGATAAGGAAGTGCTAAAGAGGTTAGTCGCTAAGAAAAATGGTCAAGACCCGTTGAAAGGGATACCACTCTACGATTATTTCTTCGTCCTCAAGACCTTCAGGGTAGGTGTAGGGTAA